In a single window of the Lycium ferocissimum isolate CSIRO_LF1 unplaced genomic scaffold, AGI_CSIRO_Lferr_CH_V1 ctg12907, whole genome shotgun sequence genome:
- the LOC132042036 gene encoding cellulose synthase-like protein D4, translated as MASLSGQPSKKTTRSPGGTNPGGSQGGGSNNKGTSSGQTVKFARRTSSGRYVSLSREDLDMSGELSGDYMNYTVQIPPTPDNQPMDTSVAAKAEEQYVSNSLFTGGFNSVTRAHLMDKVIESEVSHPQMAGSKGSSCSMPACDGKIMKDERGNDVIPCECRFKICRDCYMDAQKDTGLCPGCKEPYKVGDIDDEIPNFSNGALSLPAPDGSKGDRGMSMMRRNQNGEFDHNKWLFETQGTYGYGNAYWPDDRDGDDGDGGMQKSALDTSTDKPWRPLSRKLPIPHSIISPYRLLIVIRFIVLGFFLTWRIRHPNNAAMWLWMMSIVCEVWFAFSWILDQMPKVSPVNRSTDLVVLREKFDMPSPSNPTGRSDLPGVDMFVSTADPEKEPVLVTANTILSILAAEYPVEKLACYVSDDGGALLTFEAMAEAASFADLWVPFCRKHEIEPRNPEAYFLMKGDPTKNKKRIDFVKDRRRVKREYDEFKVRINGLQDSIRRRSDAFNAREEMKMLKHMKESGADPSEGIKVQKATWMADGTHWPGTWATPSRDHAKGDHPGILQVMLKPPSSDPLMGGGEDKLLDCSDVDIRLPMFVYVSREKRPGYDHNKKAGAMNALVRASAILSNGPFILNLDCDHYINNSLAIREGMCFMMDRGGEDICYIQFPQRFEGIDPSDRYANHNTVFFDGNMRALDGLQGPMYVGTGCMFRRFALYGFDPTQHDKSPQKGAEAQALKATDFDPDLDVNLLPKRFGNSTMLSESIPIAEFQGRPIADHPAVKYGRPPGALRAPKEPLDATTVAEAVSVISCWYEDKTEWGDRVGWIYGSVTEDVVTGYRMHNRGWRSVYCITKRDAFRGSAPINLTDRLHQVLRWATGSVEIFFSGNNALLASRKLNVLQRLAYLNVGVYPFTSLFLIIYCFLPALSLISGQFIVAELNVAFLFFLLTISLCLIGLAILEVKWSGVALEDWWRNEQFWLISGTSAHLAAVVQGLLKVIAGIEISFTLTSKSAGEDEDDAFADLYLVKWTSLMIPPIVIGMINIIAIVYAFGRAVFSPVPEWGRFIGGAFFAFWVLAHLYPFAKGLMGRRRKTPTIVFVWSGLIAITLSLLYIAYFGPRGGAPAQGVAGGFQFP; from the exons atggcaagCTTGTCAGGGCAACCATCTAAGAAGACAACACGTAGCCCTGGAGGAACAAATCCAGGCGGCTCCCAGGGTGGTGGTAGTAATAATAAGGGTACTTCAAGCGGGCAAACAGTAAAATTTGCACGAAGAACATCGAGTGGACGATATGTGAGCCTGTCAAGAGAAGACCTTGATATGTCGGGAGAATTATCAGGCGACTACATGAATTACACCGTTCAAATTCCACCAACGCCTGACAATCAGCCAATGGATACGTCTGTTGCTGCCAAAGCAGAAGAGCAGTATGTTTCCAATTCGTTATTTACCGGTGGATTCAACAGTGTCACTCGCGCGCATCTCATGGATAAGGTCATCGAATCAGAAGTTAGTCATCCTCAAATGGCTGGATCCAAGGGTTCCTCCTGTTCCATGCCAGCTTGTgatggaaagatcatgaaagATGAAAGGGGAAATGATGTAATCCCATGTGAATGCAG GTTCAAAATATGTAGAGATTGCTATATGGACGCACAAAAAGACACAGGTCTATGCCCGGGTTGCAAAGAACCTTACAAGGTCGGGGATATTGACGACGagattccaaatttttctaatggAGCATTGTCTTTACCGGCACCAGATGGTTCCAAAGGGGATCGTGGTATGTCTATGATGAGGAGAAATCAAAATGGAGAGTTCGATCACAACAAATGGCTCTTTGAGACACAAGGCACTTATGGGTATGGAAATGCTTATTGGCCTGACGATAGGGATGGGGATGATGGTGATGGAGGAATGCAAAAGAGCGCCTTGGATACATCTACTGATAAACCTTGGAGACCCCTCAGTAGGAAATTGCCAATACCGCATAGCATCATTAGCCCTTACAG GTTGCTAATTGTTATTCGATTTATTGTACTGGGCTTCTTCTTGACATGGAGAATACGACACCCAAATAACGCAGCAATGTGGTTATGGATGATGTCAATTGTATGTGAAGTATGGTTTGCGTTTTCATGGATCCTGGATCAGATGCCTAAGGTGTCACCTGTTAACCGCTCGACTGATCTAGTGGTACTACGTGAGAAGTTTGACATGCCATCACCATCCAATCCTACAGGTAGGTCGGATCTTCCAGGAGTTGATATGTTCGTGTCAACAGCTGATCCAGAAAAAGAGCCGGTTCTTGTCACAGCCAACACCATCCTATCCATCTTAGCAGCTGAATATCCCGTGGAGAAGCTAGCTTGCTACGTTTCAGATGACGGCGGTGCCCTTCTAACTTTCGAGGCAATGGCAGAAGCTGCTAGCTTCGCTGATTTGTGGGTACCATTCTGCAGGAAACATGAGATTGAGCCTAGGAATCCTGAAGCCTATTTTCTCATGAAGGGAGATCCTAccaagaacaagaagagaatTGATTTTGTGAAAGATAGACGGAGGGTAAAAAGGGAATATGATGAATTTAAGGTAAGGATAAATGGTCTGCAAGATTCAATTAGAAGGAGATCAGATGCATTTAATGCTCGAGAGGAAATGAAGATGTTAAAGCACATGAAAGAGAGTGGAGCTGATCCTTCAGAGGGAATTAAAGTGCAAAAGGCCACTTGGATGGCTGATGGAACTCACTGGCCTGGAACATGGGCTACCCCCAGCAGGGATCATGCCAAGGGTGATCATCCTGGGATCCTTCAg GTAATGTTAAAACCCCCAAGTAGTGACCCACTAATGGGAGGGGGTGAAGATAAGCTATTGGATTGTTCAGACGTGGACATAAGGCTTCCAATGTTTGTGTATGTATCACGTGAGAAGAGGCCTGGGTATGATCACAATAAAAAAGCAGGTGCCATGAATGCCCTAGTGCGAGCTTCTGCCATATTGTCTAATGGTCCATTCATACTCAACCTTGATTGTGATCACTATATAAACAACTCCTTAGCTATTCGTGAAGGGATGTGTTTCATGATGGACAGAGGTGGagaagatatatgttatattcaATTCCCTCAAAGATTTGAAGGCATCGATCCATCAGATCGTTATGCCAATCACAATACTGTGTTTTTTGATGGAAATATGCGTGCACTTGATGGCCTCCAG GGTCCTATGTATGTGGGGACGGGTTGCATGTTTAGGCGATTTGCACTTTACGGCTTTGATCCAACACAACATGATAAGTCACCACAAAAAGGTGCAGAGGCTCAAGCATTGAAAGCCACGGATTTTGATCCTGACTTAGATGTGAATCTACTACCTAAGCGTTTTGGAAACTCCACAATGTTATCAGAGTCTATTCCAATTGCTGAGTTCCAAGGCCGCCCTATTGCCGATCATCCTGCTGTCAAGTATGGACGACCTCCTGGTGCTCTTAGAGCACCAAAGGAACCACTTGACGCCACCACCGTGGCTGAAGCAGTCTCTGTCATATCTTGTTG GTACGAAGACAAGACGGAATGGGGTGATCGAGTTGGATGGATTTATGGTTCTGTGACAGAAGATGTGGTGACTGGATACCGAATGCACAACCGTGGATGGCGTTCTGTTTATTGCATCACCAAGCGTGACGCATTCCGTGGATCAGCTCCTATAAACCTGACAGATAGGCTTCATCAAGTGCTTCGTTGGGCTACAGGCTCTGTTGAAATCTTTTTCTCGGGGAACAATGCCCTTCTTGCATCCAGAAAACTCAATGTCCTTCAGCGCCTCGCTTACCTGAATGTTGGCGTTTATCCTTTCACCTCCCTTTTCCTCATCATCTATTGCTTTCTCCCTGCACTCTCCCTTATCTCCGGGCAGTTCATTGTCGCGGAGCTCAATGTcgctttccttttctttctattaaCCATATCTCTCTGTCTCATCGGCTTAGCTATCTTGGAAGTGAAATGGTCTGGCGTTGCTCTAGAGGATTGGTGGAGAAATGAACAGTTTTGGCTCATTTCTGGAACTAGTGCCCATCTTGCTGCTGTCGTCCAAGGTCTCCTTAAAGTGATTGCCGGCATTGAAATATCTTTTACACTTACTTCCAAGTCTGCTGGAGAAGACGAAGATGACGCCTTTGCTGATCTATACTTGGTCAAGTGGACTTCATTGATGATCCCGCCTATTGTCATCGGTATGATTAACATCATTGCCATTGTGTATGCATTCGGTAGGGCGGTATTTTCTCCTGTTCCTGAGTGGGGCAGGTTCATTGGTGGAGCCTTCTTTGCCTTCTGGGTGTTGGCTCACTTGTATCCTTTTGCTAAGGGATTgatgggtagaagaagaaagacaCCTACAATTGTATTTGTCTGGTCAGGACTCATTGCAATTACACTCTCCTTGCTATACATAGCTTACTTTGGACCTCGAGGTGGCGCCCCTGCACAAGGTGTTGCCGGTGGCTTTCAGTTCCCTTAA